The following proteins are encoded in a genomic region of Oryctolagus cuniculus chromosome 6, mOryCun1.1, whole genome shotgun sequence:
- the LTC4S gene encoding leukotriene C4 synthase isoform X1 produces MPILGWPQRAHRWARRLVAWGHQWPSVIYARRAFRVSPPLTTGPPGFERVYRAQVNCSEYFPLFLAALWVAGIYFHEGLRAGQGHRAGRPGHAPALTACPLAGAAALCGLVYLFARFRYFHSYERSAELRLAPMYQSAGALWLLIALGALGLLSHFLPAPLRAALLGWLRTLLPWA; encoded by the exons ATGCCTATCTTGGGCTGGCCCCAGAGGGCACACCGCTGGGCCAGGCGCCTTGTGGCATGGGGACACCAGTGGCCCTCG GTGATCTACGCCAGAAGAGCCTTCCGCGTGTCGCCGCCGCTCACCACTGGTCCGCCGGGATTCGAGCGCGTCTACCGAGCCCA GGTGAACTGCAGCGAGTACTTCCCGCTGTTCCTCGCAGCGCTCTGGGTCGCCGGCATCTACTTTCACGAAGGTCTGCGCGCagggcaggggcacagggcagggcggCCCGGCCACGCCCCCGCACTCACCGCGTGCCCTCTGGCAGGCGCCGCGGCCCTCTGCGGCCTGGTCTACCTGTTCGCGCGCTTCCGCTACTTCCACAGCTACGAGCGCTCGGCGGAGCTCAG GCTGGCCCCGATGTACCAGAGCGCGGGTGCGCTCTGGCTGTTGATCGCGCTGGGGGCGCTCGGCCTGCTCTCGCACTTCCTCCCGGCCCCGCTGCGCGCCGCGCTGCTTGGCTGGCTCCGGAcgctgctgccctgggcctga
- the LTC4S gene encoding leukotriene C4 synthase isoform X5 produces the protein MKDEIALLATVTLLGVLLQAYFSLQVIYARRAFRVSPPLTTGPPGFERVYRAQVNCSEYFPLFLAALWVAGIYFHEGAAALCGLVYLFARFRYFHSYERSAELRLAPMYQSAGALWLLIALGALGLLSHFLPAPLRAALLGWLRTLLPWA, from the exons ATGAAAGACGAGATAGCTCTCCTGGCCACTGTCACCCTCCTCGGAGTCCTGCTGCAAG CCTACTTCTCCCTGCAGGTGATCTACGCCAGAAGAGCCTTCCGCGTGTCGCCGCCGCTCACCACTGGTCCGCCGGGATTCGAGCGCGTCTACCGAGCCCA GGTGAACTGCAGCGAGTACTTCCCGCTGTTCCTCGCAGCGCTCTGGGTCGCCGGCATCTACTTTCACGAAG GCGCCGCGGCCCTCTGCGGCCTGGTCTACCTGTTCGCGCGCTTCCGCTACTTCCACAGCTACGAGCGCTCGGCGGAGCTCAG GCTGGCCCCGATGTACCAGAGCGCGGGTGCGCTCTGGCTGTTGATCGCGCTGGGGGCGCTCGGCCTGCTCTCGCACTTCCTCCCGGCCCCGCTGCGCGCCGCGCTGCTTGGCTGGCTCCGGAcgctgctgccctgggcctga
- the MGAT4B gene encoding alpha-1,3-mannosyl-glycoprotein 4-beta-N-acetylglucosaminyltransferase B: protein MRLRNGTFLTLLLFCLCAFLSLSWYAALSGQKGDVVDVYQREFLALRDRLHAAEQESLKRSKELNLVLDEIKRAVSERQALRDGDSNRTWGRLTEDPRLKPWNISHRHVLHLPTVFHHLPHLLAKESSLQPAVRVGQGRTGVSVVMGIPSVRREVHSYLTDTLHSLISELSPQEKEDSVIVVLIAETDPQYTSAVTENIKALFPTEIHSGLLEVISPSPHFYPDFSRLRESFGDPKERVRWRTKQNLDYCFLMMYAQSKGVYYVQLEDDIVAKPNYLSTMKNFALQQPSEDWMILEFSQLGFIGKMFKSLDLSLIVEFTLMFYRDKPIDWLLDHILWVKVCNPEKDAKHCDRQKANLRIRFKPSLFQHVGTHSSLAGKIQKLKDKDFGKQALRKEHVNPPAEVSTSLKTYQHFTLEKAYLREDFFWAFTPAAGDFIRFRFFQPLRLERFFFRSGNIEHPEDKLFNTSVEVLPFDNPQSDKEALQEGRSATLRYPRSPDGYLQIGSFYKGVAEGEVDPAFGPLEALRLSIQTDSPVWVILSEIFLKKAD, encoded by the exons GCGACGTGGTGGATGTTTACCAGCGGGAGTTCCTGGCGCTGCGGGACCGTTTGCACGCGGCTGAGCAGGAGAGCCTTAAGCGCTCCAAGGAGCTCAACCTGGTGCTGGATGAGATCAAGCGAGCTGTGTCAGAGAGGCAGGCACTGCGAGACGGGGACAGCAACCGCACCTGGGGCCGCTTGACAG AGGACCCCCGGCTGAAGCCCTGGAACATCTCACACAGGCACGTGTTGCACCTGCCTACAGTCTTCCACCACCTGCCCCACCTGCTGGCCAAGGAGAGCAGCCTGCAGCCAGCGGTGCGCGTGGGCCAGGGCCGCACCGGAG TGTCCGTGGTCATGGGCATCCCGAGCGTCCGGCGGGAGGTGCACTCCTACCTGACGGACACGCTGCACTCGCTCATCTCGGAGCTGAGCCCGCAGGAGAAGGAGGACTCTGTCATCGTGGTGCTGATCGCCGAG ACTGACCCACAGTACACTTCAGCGGTGACAGAGAACATCAAGGCCTT GTTCCCCACGGAGATCCACTCGGGGCTCCTGGAGGtcatctccccttccccccacttCTACCCTGACTTCTCCCGCCTCCGCGAGTCCTTTGGGGACCCCAAAGAGAGAGTCAG gtggaggaccaaACAGAACCTCGACTACTGCTTCCTCATGATGTACGCGCAGTCCAAAGGCGTCTACTACGTGCAG CTGGAAGATGACATCGTGGCCAAGCCCAACTATCTGAGCACCATGAAGAACTTTGCACTCCAGCAGCCCTCCGAGGACTGGATGATCCTGGAGTTCTCCCAGCTGGGCTTCATCG GGAAGATGTTCAAGTCGCTGGACCTGAGCTTGATCGTGGAGTTCACCCTCATGTTCTACCGGGACAAGCCCATCGACTGGCTTCTGGACCACATTCTGTGGGTGAAAGTCTGCAACCCGGAGAAGGATGCG AAGCACTGTGACCGGCAGAAGGCCAACCTGCGGATCCGCTTCAAGCCGTCGCTCTTCCAGCACGTGGGCACTCACTCCTCGCTGGCGGGCAAGATCCAGAAACTGAAG GACAAGGACTTCGGGAAACAGGCTCTGCGGAAGGAGCACGTGAACCCGCCGGCCGAGGTGAGCACCAGCCTCAAGACGTACCAGCACTTCACCCTGGAGAAGGCCTACCTGCGTGAGGACTTCTTCTGGGCCTTCACGCCTGCCGCCGGGGACTTCATCCGCTTCCGCTTCTTCCAGCCACTGCGCCTTGAGCG GTTCTTCTTCCGCAGCGGGAACATTGAGCACCCGGAGGACAAGCTCTTCAACACGTCCGTGGAGGTGCTTCCCTTCGAC AACCCCCAGTCGGACAAGGAGGCCCTGCAGGAGGGCCGCTCGGCCACGCTGCGCTACCCCCGGAGCCCTGACGGCTACCTGCAGATAG GCTCTTTCTACAAGGGTGTGGCAGAAGGCGAGGTGGACCCTGCCTTTGGTCCCCTGGAGGCACTGCGCCTCTCCATCCAGACGGACTCGCCTGTGTGGGTTATTCTGAGTGAG ATCTTCCTGAAGAAGGCCGACTGA
- the LTC4S gene encoding leukotriene C4 synthase isoform X4, translated as MPILGWPQRAHRWARRLVAWGHQWPSVIYARRAFRVSPPLTTGPPGFERVYRAQVNCSEYFPLFLAALWVAGIYFHEGAAALCGLVYLFARFRYFHSYERSAELRLAPMYQSAGALWLLIALGALGLLSHFLPAPLRAALLGWLRTLLPWA; from the exons ATGCCTATCTTGGGCTGGCCCCAGAGGGCACACCGCTGGGCCAGGCGCCTTGTGGCATGGGGACACCAGTGGCCCTCG GTGATCTACGCCAGAAGAGCCTTCCGCGTGTCGCCGCCGCTCACCACTGGTCCGCCGGGATTCGAGCGCGTCTACCGAGCCCA GGTGAACTGCAGCGAGTACTTCCCGCTGTTCCTCGCAGCGCTCTGGGTCGCCGGCATCTACTTTCACGAAG GCGCCGCGGCCCTCTGCGGCCTGGTCTACCTGTTCGCGCGCTTCCGCTACTTCCACAGCTACGAGCGCTCGGCGGAGCTCAG GCTGGCCCCGATGTACCAGAGCGCGGGTGCGCTCTGGCTGTTGATCGCGCTGGGGGCGCTCGGCCTGCTCTCGCACTTCCTCCCGGCCCCGCTGCGCGCCGCGCTGCTTGGCTGGCTCCGGAcgctgctgccctgggcctga
- the LTC4S gene encoding leukotriene C4 synthase isoform X2, which produces MKDEIALLATVTLLGVLLQAYFSLQVIYARRAFRVSPPLTTGPPGFERVYRAQVNCSEYFPLFLAALWVAGIYFHEGLRAGQGHRAGRPGHAPALTACPLAGAAALCGLVYLFARFRYFHSYERSAELRLAPMYQSAGALWLLIALGALGLLSHFLPAPLRAALLGWLRTLLPWA; this is translated from the exons ATGAAAGACGAGATAGCTCTCCTGGCCACTGTCACCCTCCTCGGAGTCCTGCTGCAAG CCTACTTCTCCCTGCAGGTGATCTACGCCAGAAGAGCCTTCCGCGTGTCGCCGCCGCTCACCACTGGTCCGCCGGGATTCGAGCGCGTCTACCGAGCCCA GGTGAACTGCAGCGAGTACTTCCCGCTGTTCCTCGCAGCGCTCTGGGTCGCCGGCATCTACTTTCACGAAGGTCTGCGCGCagggcaggggcacagggcagggcggCCCGGCCACGCCCCCGCACTCACCGCGTGCCCTCTGGCAGGCGCCGCGGCCCTCTGCGGCCTGGTCTACCTGTTCGCGCGCTTCCGCTACTTCCACAGCTACGAGCGCTCGGCGGAGCTCAG GCTGGCCCCGATGTACCAGAGCGCGGGTGCGCTCTGGCTGTTGATCGCGCTGGGGGCGCTCGGCCTGCTCTCGCACTTCCTCCCGGCCCCGCTGCGCGCCGCGCTGCTTGGCTGGCTCCGGAcgctgctgccctgggcctga
- the LTC4S gene encoding leukotriene C4 synthase isoform X3 has protein sequence MKDEIALLATVTLLGVLLQGDLRQKSLPRVAAAHHWSAGIRARLPSPGELQRVLPAVPRSALGRRHLLSRRRRGPLRPGLPVRALPLLPQLRALGGAQAGPDVPERGCALAVDRAGGARPALALPPGPAARRAAWLAPDAAALGLRPGLPD, from the exons ATGAAAGACGAGATAGCTCTCCTGGCCACTGTCACCCTCCTCGGAGTCCTGCTGCAAG GTGATCTACGCCAGAAGAGCCTTCCGCGTGTCGCCGCCGCTCACCACTGGTCCGCCGGGATTCGAGCGCGTCTACCGAGCCCA GGTGAACTGCAGCGAGTACTTCCCGCTGTTCCTCGCAGCGCTCTGGGTCGCCGGCATCTACTTTCACGAAG GCGCCGCGGCCCTCTGCGGCCTGGTCTACCTGTTCGCGCGCTTCCGCTACTTCCACAGCTACGAGCGCTCGGCGGAGCTCAG GCTGGCCCCGATGTACCAGAGCGCGGGTGCGCTCTGGCTGTTGATCGCGCTGGGGGCGCTCGGCCTGCTCTCGCACTTCCTCCCGGCCCCGCTGCGCGCCGCGCTGCTTGGCTGGCTCCGGAcgctgctgccctgggcctgaGACCCGGTCTGCCAGACTGA